A portion of the Rhodanobacter sp. AS-Z3 genome contains these proteins:
- a CDS encoding response regulator: MINVVLVDDHELVRTGFRMILQQQSDIHVAGEAATAEEGLRLIRTLAPDIALVDVHMPGMSGIELTERVCRSKLSTHIVIVTVVDDARFPKRLLDAGALGYLTKGCSADELVSAVRQVAGGRRYLAPAVAQQLALATLDGSASPFDVLSSRELEVAMMLVRGKPLTIIGEQLNLSPKTVSTYKQRLMEKLHVDHVLSLAHLMTVHGLIDMPSHHVGN; encoded by the coding sequence GTGATCAATGTGGTCCTGGTGGACGATCACGAGCTGGTTCGCACCGGCTTTAGAATGATCCTGCAGCAACAGTCGGACATACATGTCGCTGGCGAAGCGGCCACCGCTGAGGAGGGGCTGCGCTTGATTCGCACGCTTGCTCCAGACATTGCGCTGGTTGACGTACACATGCCGGGGATGAGCGGAATCGAGCTCACCGAGCGCGTGTGTCGATCAAAGCTCTCCACGCATATCGTGATCGTCACGGTGGTTGACGATGCACGCTTCCCCAAACGCCTGCTGGATGCTGGCGCTCTTGGTTATCTGACCAAGGGTTGCAGCGCAGACGAACTGGTTTCAGCGGTGCGCCAGGTTGCCGGAGGCCGGCGTTATCTCGCCCCTGCTGTCGCCCAGCAACTGGCACTGGCCACACTGGACGGAAGCGCATCACCGTTCGACGTGCTGTCCAGCCGAGAGCTGGAGGTGGCGATGATGCTGGTTCGTGGCAAGCCGTTGACGATCATCGGTGAGCAGCTAAACCTGAGTCCCAAGACCGTGTCCACCTACAAGCAGCGCTTGATGGAGAAGCTGCATGTCGATCACGTACTCAGTCTTGCGCATCTGATGACGGTGCACGGACTGATTGACATGCCTAGTCATCACGTAGGCAACTGA
- the secG gene encoding preprotein translocase subunit SecG codes for MFVIFSVFYILIAAAMIVLILLQNGAGADAGSGFGGGASATVFGARGSSTFLTRATGVLAGLFFLLSLAMGMYLNDNGAPKTNTQDLGVMSTMTEKAAATKAAPATGSEVPAAAPASANNVVPATTPAAKPAPVSGQGEVPAAPPAKH; via the coding sequence ATGTTCGTCATTTTCAGCGTGTTCTACATTCTGATCGCAGCGGCGATGATCGTGCTGATCCTGCTGCAGAACGGAGCGGGTGCCGATGCCGGCTCCGGCTTCGGCGGCGGTGCTTCGGCTACGGTCTTCGGTGCCCGCGGTTCGTCCACCTTCCTCACCCGTGCAACGGGCGTGCTGGCGGGCCTGTTCTTCCTGCTCAGTCTGGCCATGGGCATGTATCTGAATGACAACGGCGCTCCCAAGACCAATACACAGGATCTTGGCGTAATGTCGACCATGACCGAGAAGGCCGCGGCCACCAAGGCGGCTCCGGCCACCGGTTCGGAAGTTCCGGCAGCAGCACCTGCTTCAGCCAACAACGTCGTTCCGGCGACCACGCCGGCGGCAAAACCCGCTCCGGTCAGTGGCCAGGGCGAGGTACCGGCAGCTCCGCCGGCCAAGCACTAA
- the tpiA gene encoding triose-phosphate isomerase: MRKKFVAGNWKMYGSRSMATALMADIAADLPNDVDVAVFPPFPYVAELAAQQADSGLLIGAQDVSTHEGQGAYTGEVSAAMLADVGARWVLVGHSERRQYHQESDDLVARKFAAARAGGLTPILCVGETLEQREAGETEAVISRQLQAVLSLNGIASFDTAVIAYEPVWAIGTGRTASPQQAQQVHAFIRSQLEKEDVIICRLTRLLYGGSVKAANAAELFAQADVDGGLIGGASLTASDFLGICAAAHQASQAQ, translated from the coding sequence ATGCGCAAGAAATTCGTTGCCGGAAACTGGAAGATGTATGGCAGTCGCTCGATGGCGACGGCACTGATGGCCGATATTGCCGCTGACCTGCCGAACGACGTCGATGTTGCCGTCTTTCCCCCGTTTCCGTATGTAGCCGAACTCGCGGCGCAACAGGCCGACTCCGGTTTGTTGATCGGCGCCCAGGATGTCAGTACGCACGAGGGGCAGGGTGCCTACACCGGCGAAGTCTCTGCCGCCATGCTGGCTGATGTCGGTGCCCGATGGGTGCTGGTTGGCCATTCGGAGCGTCGTCAGTATCACCAGGAAAGTGACGACCTGGTGGCGCGCAAGTTTGCCGCGGCCCGTGCCGGCGGACTGACCCCGATTTTGTGCGTCGGTGAAACGCTGGAACAGCGCGAGGCCGGCGAAACTGAAGCGGTGATTTCCCGCCAGTTGCAAGCTGTGCTGTCGCTCAATGGCATCGCCAGTTTCGATACGGCAGTCATCGCCTATGAACCGGTCTGGGCCATCGGTACCGGCCGAACCGCCAGCCCGCAACAGGCACAACAAGTGCATGCCTTCATCCGTAGCCAACTGGAAAAGGAAGATGTTATAATTTGCCGTCTGACCCGACTGCTTTACGGCGGTAGCGTCAAGGCGGCCAACGCCGCTGAATTGTTCGCGCAGGCGGACGTGGATGGCGGTCTGATCGGTGGGGCCTCCCTGACCGCATCCGACTTCCTTGGAATCTGCGCCGCGGCGCATCAGGCGTCACAGGCTCAATAG
- a CDS encoding SDR family oxidoreductase: MTARRPISLITGASSGIGAAFARQLAALNHDLVLTARRTDRMEALAIELRTAHAVEVTVLAYDLADPSTPRLLCDALDQRGLQVDWLINNAGYGVPGTFIENDWKTHADFLQVLLTAPSELAWRLLPGMRQRGHGRIINVASLAGHVPAPAGHTLYAASKAYLIKFSQSLALENQSAGVHVSALCPGFTWSEFHDVTGTRDKMDKLPDFMWLTAEEVVRQGIAAVERGDAVYTPGRVNRTIKRAIQLMPDRLAMWLSARESKRYRNTQL, from the coding sequence ATGACCGCTCGCCGTCCGATCAGCCTGATTACCGGTGCATCCTCTGGCATTGGTGCCGCTTTCGCCCGACAGCTTGCCGCGCTGAACCATGATCTGGTACTGACCGCTCGTCGGACTGATCGCATGGAGGCGCTTGCCATCGAGCTGCGCACCGCACACGCCGTCGAAGTCACGGTGCTGGCCTACGACCTGGCCGACCCCTCGACACCACGGCTGTTGTGCGATGCACTGGATCAACGTGGTTTGCAGGTGGACTGGCTGATCAACAATGCCGGCTATGGGGTGCCTGGCACCTTCATCGAAAATGACTGGAAGACTCACGCGGACTTCCTGCAGGTGCTGCTGACTGCACCCAGCGAATTGGCATGGCGCCTTCTGCCTGGCATGCGTCAGCGTGGTCATGGCCGGATCATCAATGTGGCCTCGCTTGCAGGGCACGTTCCCGCGCCGGCCGGACACACGCTCTATGCAGCAAGCAAGGCGTATCTGATCAAGTTCTCACAGTCACTGGCACTGGAGAATCAGTCGGCCGGAGTGCATGTCAGCGCGTTGTGCCCGGGCTTCACCTGGTCGGAGTTCCATGACGTCACCGGTACTCGCGACAAGATGGATAAGCTGCCCGACTTCATGTGGCTCACTGCCGAAGAAGTGGTGCGTCAGGGTATCGCGGCGGTCGAACGCGGTGACGCTGTATACACTCCGGGTCGTGTCAATCGGACCATCAAGCGGGCCATTCAGTTGATGCCGGACCGACTGGCCATGTGGCTGTCGGCACGCGAGTCGAAGCGTTACCGGAATACCCAGCTGTAG